A genomic segment from Nocardia cyriacigeorgica GUH-2 encodes:
- a CDS encoding fused (3R)-hydroxyacyl-ACP dehydratase subunits HadA/HadB, with the protein MVEAAFDVAGLVGHRYRADDYYEVGREKIREYARAVQDFHPAHWSEDAAADLGYTGLLAPTTFLSTAAMLANRRLLETVMTGFDMFVQTDQVFEMYKPVRTGDRLVSDVELSSVRRIAGKDLLTITNTFLDQTGDIVQIMHTTVVGITGEDVSADISDRIERVVMSGLDTTVRASTAADSVPEPEPGTRLSPISRTRTPRTEPRFDTVTVGDELPARSVTLTRGDLVNYAGVSGDANPIHWHEDVAALAGLPDVIAHGMLTMGLGAGFVTGWLGDPGALIRYGVRLSNYAIIEADSAGTVEFTGRIKSLDPETRTAVVVIVAKSGGRKVFGLATADVRLA; encoded by the coding sequence GTGGTGGAAGCGGCATTCGACGTGGCCGGGCTGGTGGGGCATCGCTACCGCGCCGACGACTACTACGAGGTGGGCCGGGAGAAGATCCGCGAATACGCGCGCGCCGTCCAGGACTTCCACCCGGCGCACTGGAGCGAAGACGCCGCCGCCGACCTCGGATACACCGGTCTGCTCGCGCCCACCACGTTCCTGTCCACCGCCGCGATGCTGGCCAACCGCAGGCTGCTCGAGACGGTGATGACCGGGTTCGACATGTTCGTGCAGACCGATCAGGTCTTCGAGATGTACAAACCGGTCCGCACCGGCGACCGGCTGGTCAGCGATGTCGAGTTGTCCTCGGTGCGCCGCATCGCCGGCAAGGACCTGCTCACCATCACCAATACCTTCCTCGACCAGACCGGTGACATCGTGCAGATCATGCACACCACCGTCGTGGGCATCACCGGTGAGGACGTCAGCGCCGATATCAGCGACCGCATCGAGCGCGTCGTCATGAGCGGCCTCGACACCACCGTCCGCGCATCCACGGCGGCCGATTCGGTGCCCGAACCGGAGCCCGGCACGCGCCTTTCGCCGATCTCGCGCACCCGCACCCCGCGCACCGAACCCCGCTTCGACACCGTCACCGTCGGCGACGAACTGCCCGCCCGCTCGGTGACACTCACCCGCGGCGATCTGGTGAACTACGCCGGCGTCTCCGGTGACGCCAACCCCATCCACTGGCACGAGGACGTCGCCGCCCTCGCCGGCCTACCGGACGTGATCGCCCACGGCATGCTCACCATGGGCCTGGGCGCGGGCTTCGTCACCGGATGGCTGGGCGACCCGGGCGCACTCATCCGCTACGGCGTGCGGCTGTCGAATTACGCGATCATCGAAGCCGATTCGGCGGGCACGGTGGAGTTCACCGGCCGCATCAAATCCCTCGACCCCGAGACCAGGACCGCGGTGGTCGTCATCGTCGCGAAATCGGGCGGACGCAAGGTGTTCGGGCTCGCCACCGCGGATGTGCGGCTGGCCTGA
- a CDS encoding MBL fold metallo-hydrolase: MGCATYAVAFAGTVVLLDAWVPRLSSAGYVPATAQDLADLAPAAVLIGHGHFDHAGDAGRIAQASGAVVHGTAEHCATIRAQVPDPAFGTVALGDAGTAPGQVHEFRIGDIEVTAVRHLHSGPTAPDPVNGSRPFFPVPDLCAIAQHPPTLEDLRVGLPRLRDEEGGCLLYQLRAHGFSLVWHDSAGPLTEKAPHVFDVFAGLAPTDVQIGAIQGFNQLTNGLRDPRTYIDAIRPKLFVPAHHDNWLPGFTAPAATYDQPLRAELDRIPAGHRPELRALLDPGDYIAPGRLTFAL, translated from the coding sequence GTGGGGTGTGCGACGTATGCGGTGGCGTTCGCGGGGACGGTGGTGTTGCTGGATGCGTGGGTGCCGCGGTTGAGCAGTGCGGGGTATGTGCCGGCTACGGCGCAGGATCTGGCGGATCTGGCGCCGGCGGCGGTGTTGATCGGGCACGGGCATTTCGATCATGCCGGGGACGCGGGGCGGATCGCGCAGGCCAGTGGGGCGGTCGTGCACGGTACCGCCGAGCATTGCGCGACGATCCGGGCGCAGGTTCCGGATCCGGCGTTCGGGACCGTCGCGCTCGGTGACGCGGGCACCGCGCCCGGGCAGGTGCACGAATTCCGGATCGGCGATATCGAGGTGACCGCGGTGCGGCATCTGCATTCGGGGCCGACGGCGCCCGATCCGGTGAACGGGTCGCGGCCGTTCTTCCCGGTGCCGGATCTGTGCGCGATCGCCCAGCACCCGCCGACGCTCGAGGATCTGCGTGTCGGCCTGCCGCGGTTGCGGGACGAGGAGGGCGGCTGCCTGCTGTATCAGCTACGCGCCCACGGTTTCTCGCTGGTGTGGCACGATTCGGCCGGCCCGCTCACCGAGAAGGCGCCGCACGTGTTCGACGTGTTTGCCGGGCTCGCCCCGACCGATGTGCAGATCGGCGCCATCCAAGGTTTCAACCAGCTCACCAACGGCCTGCGCGATCCCCGCACCTACATCGACGCCATCCGCCCGAAGCTTTTCGTCCCGGCCCACCACGACAATTGGCTGCCCGGCTTCACCGCCCCCGCCGCCACCTACGATCAGCCGTTGCGCGCCGAACTGGACCGGATTCCGGCCGGGCATCGACCCGAGCTGCGCGCACTACTCGACCCTGGCGACTACATCGCTCCCGGCAGGCTCACGTTCGCCCTCTGA
- a CDS encoding 2'-5' RNA ligase family protein — protein sequence MSELQLREGQDGPLGHYWFLTFEHATDLHIATTECQRTLDSSRFAATPTDGLHLTLDRISRNGSSTAQQRRRIATAAEIACARQKPFVLTFERLVNIRAAIGFLVSPDERIHELRDALRTATTSVLPDAPVKDSSAAPHVTIAYPIYEGLTAEAIAAVDANASSARRVKASIAEVAMVALERRGHGYRWETIARIPLTGE from the coding sequence GTGAGTGAGCTACAACTGCGCGAGGGCCAGGATGGTCCGCTCGGCCACTACTGGTTTCTCACCTTCGAACACGCGACCGACCTGCACATCGCAACAACCGAATGCCAGCGCACGCTGGATAGCAGCCGTTTCGCGGCGACTCCGACCGATGGCCTGCACCTCACCCTGGACCGGATATCTCGCAATGGGAGTAGTACCGCCCAACAACGGAGGCGGATCGCCACGGCGGCCGAAATCGCCTGCGCGCGGCAGAAGCCATTCGTCCTGACATTCGAGCGGCTGGTGAATATTCGCGCGGCCATCGGATTTCTCGTCTCGCCCGATGAGCGAATACACGAGCTACGCGATGCGCTCCGTACCGCCACCACATCCGTACTTCCCGATGCGCCCGTCAAGGACTCCTCCGCTGCCCCGCACGTCACCATCGCCTACCCCATCTATGAAGGATTGACTGCCGAAGCCATCGCGGCCGTCGACGCGAACGCGTCGAGTGCCCGCCGGGTGAAGGCGAGCATTGCCGAAGTCGCCATGGTGGCACTCGAGCGGCGTGGTCACGGGTACCGCTGGGAGACGATCGCTCGGATTCCGCTCACCGGCGAATAG